The following proteins come from a genomic window of Paenibacillus swuensis:
- a CDS encoding winged helix-turn-helix transcriptional regulator, translating to MAKTSFEGEIPQEQIEVCPVTETQNVIAGKWKIIILWHLRQTRRFGELQRLVPGISKGILTSQLRELEKDQIVHRKVYQEVPPKVEYSLTESGENFIPILESMGEWGRKYAMGKKKAD from the coding sequence GTGGCAAAAACATCATTTGAGGGCGAAATTCCCCAAGAGCAAATCGAGGTCTGCCCGGTAACGGAAACGCAAAATGTCATTGCTGGTAAATGGAAGATCATTATTTTGTGGCATTTGAGACAGACCCGAAGATTCGGCGAACTTCAAAGATTGGTGCCCGGCATATCCAAAGGTATACTGACCAGTCAACTGAGAGAATTAGAAAAGGATCAGATTGTCCACCGGAAAGTGTATCAAGAGGTGCCTCCGAAAGTGGAGTACTCCTTAACCGAATCCGGAGAGAATTTTATTCCAATATTGGAGAGTATGGGCGAGTGGGGCAGGAAATATGCGATGGGCAAAAAGAAAGCGGACTAA
- a CDS encoding NAD(P)-dependent oxidoreductase — protein MNIGIIGASGKVGQLVMKEAKDRGHEVTAIVRNASKIAESNVNVLEKDIFNLTASDLKSFDVVINTFKAPDGEEHLYVESGRALVQALKNAPDTKLIVVGGAGSLFVDEAKTQKLMDTPEFPDFVYPTASNAGKQLEELQAADSITWTYISPAGFFDPEGKRTGSYQTGKDHVILNSKGQSYISYADYAIAVLDEIEQPQHVNARFTVVGEAE, from the coding sequence ATGAACATCGGCATTATCGGCGCAAGCGGCAAGGTTGGACAACTGGTAATGAAAGAAGCTAAGGACAGAGGCCATGAAGTGACAGCCATTGTAAGAAACGCCTCCAAAATCGCGGAATCCAACGTGAACGTTCTGGAGAAAGATATTTTTAATCTTACCGCTTCGGATCTGAAATCATTTGATGTTGTGATCAACACGTTTAAAGCTCCGGACGGCGAAGAACATCTCTATGTCGAATCCGGAAGAGCGTTAGTACAAGCGCTTAAAAATGCTCCAGATACCAAGCTAATCGTAGTCGGCGGCGCCGGGAGCCTGTTCGTGGATGAAGCGAAGACACAGAAACTCATGGATACGCCGGAATTCCCGGATTTCGTATATCCAACGGCATCCAATGCGGGGAAACAACTCGAAGAACTGCAAGCTGCAGATTCAATTACATGGACTTATATCAGTCCTGCTGGTTTTTTTGATCCGGAAGGCAAAAGAACGGGTTCTTACCAAACAGGAAAAGATCATGTCATCCTGAACAGTAAAGGTCAAAGTTATATTAGTTACGCGGATTACGCGATTGCAGTATTGGACGAGATTGAGCAGCCGCAACACGTAAACGCACGCTTTACCGTTGTTGGTGAGGCGGAATAA